One region of Streptomyces capillispiralis genomic DNA includes:
- a CDS encoding PTS-dependent dihydroxyacetone kinase phosphotransferase subunit DhaM — protein sequence MSDGKLVGIVLVSHSATVAASVAELAQGLAGAGTAVPVAPAGGTESGDFGTSAELIAAAAASVDRGAGVAVLTDLGSAVLTVKALLAEGDELPEHTRLVDAPFVEGAVAAVVTASTGADLAAVEAAASEAYAYRKV from the coding sequence GTGAGTGACGGGAAGCTGGTGGGGATCGTGCTGGTCTCGCACAGCGCGACGGTGGCCGCGTCGGTGGCGGAGCTGGCGCAGGGCCTGGCGGGGGCCGGTACGGCGGTTCCCGTGGCTCCGGCGGGCGGCACCGAGAGCGGTGACTTCGGCACCAGCGCCGAGCTGATCGCCGCGGCGGCCGCGTCCGTCGACCGCGGGGCCGGGGTCGCCGTGCTGACCGACCTGGGCAGCGCGGTGCTCACCGTGAAGGCCCTGCTGGCCGAGGGCGACGAACTGCCGGAGCACACCCGGCTGGTGGACGCGCCGTTCGTGGAGGGCGCGGTGGCCGCGGTGGTCACGGCGTCCACGGGCGCGGACCTGGCCGCGGTGGAGGCGGCGGCCTCGGAGGCGTACGCGTACCGGAAGGTGTGA
- a CDS encoding urease subunit beta: MPYFQPPAARPAPMVCPDARPDGAVPPEHLPPSDLDPGRAHDFSRYEVGGVWVKDPAAEHVLNFAEGKATVYVVNVGDRDIQIGSHIHLADVNEDLLFFTDLEAATAAEAVLTDPERARPEQIAGARELAHQRSKTPGVAPWGYRLDIAPGDSLRFSPENAPSDAIEVVPIGGRRQVPGLRKDKQDGDVDLG, from the coding sequence ATGCCCTACTTCCAGCCGCCGGCAGCAAGGCCCGCGCCGATGGTGTGTCCGGACGCGCGGCCCGACGGCGCCGTTCCTCCCGAACATCTGCCGCCCTCCGATCTGGACCCGGGCCGGGCCCACGACTTCTCCCGGTACGAGGTGGGCGGCGTGTGGGTCAAGGACCCGGCCGCGGAACACGTCCTCAACTTCGCGGAGGGCAAGGCCACCGTCTACGTGGTCAATGTCGGTGACCGCGACATCCAGATCGGTTCGCACATCCACCTGGCCGACGTCAACGAGGACCTGCTGTTCTTCACCGACCTGGAGGCGGCCACCGCTGCCGAGGCCGTCCTGACCGACCCCGAGCGGGCGCGGCCCGAACAGATCGCGGGGGCCCGCGAGTTGGCGCACCAGCGGTCGAAGACGCCGGGAGTGGCGCCCTGGGGCTACCGCCTTGACATCGCCCCGGGGGACTCCCTGCGGTTCAGCCCCGAGAACGCGCCCAGTGACGCGATCGAGGTCGTTCCGATCGGCGGGAGGCGACAGGTTCCGGGCCTGCGCAAGGACAAGCAGGACGGCGACGTCGATCTCGGCTGA
- the ureC gene encoding urease subunit alpha produces MANITREQYAKSYGPTVGDQVRLGDTNLWIEITEDLTFGGDEAIFGGGKTIRESMLQGLTTSAQGAPDTVITNVIILDVAPARERGSGDAVVRADVGIKDGHVVAIGKAGNSDVMDGVTPGLEIGPCTDVISGEGKILTAGAVDTHVHYISPSAVMEAVATGTTTLIGGGVGPSEGSKATTVTPGPQHLVNLHRSFDDLPVNVMLLGKGNTVGKEGLDEQALAGAGGFKIHEDWGATPAALDAALKAGEEWGVQVTLHADSLNEAGFVETTLDAIGGRGVHVFHAEGAGGGHAPDILKVAAEGNVLPASTNPTLPYTRNTVAEHIDMLASAHHLDLGNRNDQAFADSRIRSTTMFAEDVLHDMGAMSITSSDAQAMGRIGEVVTRTWQVAHVMKEWSHKTFRDANFFYRTERGAGDNARALRYVAKYTINPAIAHGIDEYVGSVAVGKLADLVLWDPRFFAVRPEVVIKGGAMVLGNLGDPNGSVSTPQPTFLRPALAYALASQLSYSFVSDTVLNPPSGTDPYSTVSGQGVFKESLKATLGLRRELRGAKPVKDVTKADMVFNGGQFGIDIDPSTFRIAVEIPGLATTRDHGLTKHRSRAGFWYLDQPHPPENLPLTQRYLMF; encoded by the coding sequence ATGGCGAACATCACCCGTGAGCAGTACGCGAAGTCCTATGGCCCGACCGTGGGCGACCAGGTCCGTCTGGGCGACACCAACCTCTGGATCGAGATCACCGAGGACCTGACCTTCGGTGGTGACGAGGCGATCTTCGGCGGCGGCAAGACCATCCGCGAGTCGATGCTGCAGGGCCTTACGACCAGTGCGCAGGGCGCCCCCGACACCGTGATCACCAACGTGATCATCCTGGACGTCGCTCCCGCCCGGGAGCGGGGAAGCGGCGATGCCGTCGTGCGTGCCGACGTCGGAATCAAGGACGGCCATGTCGTCGCCATCGGCAAGGCCGGAAACAGCGACGTCATGGACGGGGTCACGCCCGGGCTGGAGATCGGTCCCTGCACGGACGTGATCTCCGGCGAGGGCAAGATCCTCACCGCCGGTGCCGTCGACACCCATGTGCACTACATCTCGCCCTCGGCCGTCATGGAGGCCGTGGCCACCGGGACCACCACGCTGATCGGCGGCGGTGTGGGCCCCTCCGAGGGGTCCAAGGCGACCACCGTGACCCCCGGCCCGCAGCACCTGGTGAACCTGCACCGCAGCTTCGACGACCTGCCGGTCAACGTGATGCTGCTGGGCAAGGGCAACACCGTCGGCAAGGAGGGCCTGGACGAGCAGGCGCTGGCGGGCGCCGGCGGTTTCAAGATCCACGAGGACTGGGGAGCCACTCCGGCCGCGCTGGACGCCGCACTGAAGGCCGGAGAGGAGTGGGGAGTGCAGGTCACCCTGCACGCCGACTCCCTCAACGAGGCCGGCTTCGTCGAGACCACCCTCGACGCCATCGGTGGGCGCGGCGTTCACGTCTTCCACGCCGAGGGCGCCGGCGGCGGGCATGCTCCCGACATCCTGAAGGTGGCTGCCGAGGGGAACGTCCTGCCCGCCTCCACGAACCCGACGCTGCCGTACACCAGGAACACCGTGGCCGAGCACATCGACATGCTGGCCTCCGCCCATCACCTCGACCTCGGCAACAGGAACGACCAGGCGTTCGCCGACTCCCGCATCCGCTCCACGACCATGTTCGCCGAGGACGTGCTGCACGACATGGGCGCGATGTCCATCACGTCCTCCGACGCCCAGGCCATGGGCCGCATCGGTGAGGTCGTGACCCGCACCTGGCAGGTCGCCCACGTGATGAAGGAGTGGAGCCACAAGACCTTCCGGGACGCGAACTTCTTCTACCGGACCGAGCGGGGAGCCGGCGACAACGCCCGTGCACTGCGCTACGTGGCCAAGTACACGATCAACCCCGCCATCGCCCACGGCATCGACGAGTACGTCGGTTCGGTGGCGGTGGGCAAGCTGGCCGACCTGGTGCTGTGGGACCCGCGGTTCTTCGCCGTACGGCCCGAGGTGGTCATCAAGGGCGGCGCCATGGTGCTCGGCAACCTGGGCGACCCCAACGGTTCGGTGTCGACGCCGCAACCGACGTTCCTGCGCCCGGCCCTGGCCTACGCCCTCGCCTCCCAGCTGTCCTACTCGTTCGTCTCGGACACGGTCCTCAACCCGCCCTCCGGCACCGACCCGTACAGCACGGTCAGCGGCCAGGGCGTGTTCAAGGAGTCGTTGAAGGCCACCCTCGGCCTGCGGCGTGAACTGAGGGGTGCCAAGCCCGTCAAGGACGTCACGAAGGCGGACATGGTCTTCAACGGCGGGCAGTTCGGCATCGACATCGACCCGAGCACATTCAGGATCGCGGTGGAGATCCCGGGTCTCGCCACGACGCGGGATCACGGCCTCACCAAGCACCGGAGCCGTGCCGGTTTCTGGTATCTCGACCAGCCGCATCCACCGGAGAACCTGCCGCTCACCCAGCGTTACCTGATGTTCTGA
- a CDS encoding urease accessory protein UreD, translating to MTGPTRLSVAPTGSRSRVHHTTGHLTVRVMDQDADGARVGLLATQALLLSGDDVRIEVDVAPGAWLDVVETTGTVAYEGEAPSSWTVDATVGDGAVLTWAGKPFVVSDEIATHRRTRIRLHGTGRTLTQEKVVLGRAGQLGGDLSMFLEASDDSGPVQVEHLDLGQRARQLPGVFGNLRAMDTVTALGWTPEPTGAPEAGTTGPGETYFPLDRSGAVLRWMGIGRFRDQLCDATFAAWRQEAMRDRRH from the coding sequence GTGACCGGGCCGACCCGCCTGAGCGTCGCCCCCACGGGGAGCCGCAGCCGCGTCCACCACACGACCGGGCACCTGACGGTGCGGGTCATGGACCAGGACGCCGACGGAGCCAGAGTGGGCCTGCTCGCCACCCAGGCGCTGCTGCTGTCCGGCGACGACGTCCGCATCGAGGTGGACGTCGCTCCCGGCGCCTGGCTCGATGTCGTGGAGACGACCGGCACGGTCGCCTACGAAGGCGAGGCACCGTCGTCCTGGACGGTCGACGCCACCGTGGGTGACGGAGCGGTTCTGACCTGGGCCGGCAAGCCGTTCGTGGTCTCGGACGAGATCGCCACCCACCGTCGCACCCGGATCCGGCTGCACGGCACCGGCAGGACGCTGACGCAGGAGAAGGTCGTACTGGGGCGTGCCGGGCAGTTGGGCGGGGACCTGAGCATGTTCCTGGAGGCGAGCGACGACAGCGGGCCGGTGCAGGTGGAACACCTGGACCTGGGGCAGCGGGCCCGTCAACTGCCGGGCGTCTTCGGGAACCTGCGTGCCATGGACACGGTCACCGCCCTGGGGTGGACACCTGAGCCGACCGGTGCGCCGGAGGCCGGCACCACCGGGCCCGGGGAGACCTACTTTCCCCTGGACCGGTCCGGTGCCGTGCTGCGCTGGATGGGAATCGGCCGCTTCCGGGACCAGTTGTGCGACGCCACCTTCGCCGCCTGGCGTCAGGAAGCCATGCGCGACCGCCGGCACTGA
- the ureA gene encoding urease subunit gamma, with product MHLIPSEQEKLLLSVAGMLASYRKERGVKLNYPEAVAYISCWVIEEARAGNYTVDQMMSDAGVPLEQRKGDTQGEGESVLTTADVMEGVAEMLDILQIEATFPDGRKLVTLHDPIRAPKSAPMAAPIR from the coding sequence ATGCACCTGATCCCGTCGGAGCAGGAGAAGCTGCTGCTGAGCGTCGCGGGAATGCTCGCCAGCTACCGAAAGGAGCGCGGCGTCAAGCTGAACTACCCCGAGGCCGTGGCCTACATCAGCTGTTGGGTCATCGAGGAGGCCCGGGCGGGCAACTACACCGTCGACCAGATGATGAGCGACGCCGGCGTTCCCCTGGAGCAGCGCAAGGGCGACACCCAGGGTGAGGGGGAGAGCGTCCTCACCACGGCCGACGTCATGGAGGGGGTCGCCGAGATGCTCGACATCCTGCAGATCGAGGCGACCTTCCCCGACGGCCGCAAGCTCGTCACCCTCCACGACCCGATCCGTGCCCCGAAGAGCGCCCCGATGGCCGCTCCGATCCGCTGA
- the ureG gene encoding urease accessory protein UreG, translating to MTPPQRDSSVRENTTAPTRAMRLGVAGPVGTGKSSLIATLCQALSGELRLGVITNDIYTDEDARFLKSAGVLDPERIRPVETGACPHTAIRDDVTANLLAAEDLEADFGPLDLVIIESGGDNLTATFSPALVDAQLFVLDVAGGGDVVRKGGPGIARADLLVINKTDLGQYVGVDVERMAREGREARRGSPVVALSRHDAASIGMLTGWVRDTLAHYRTGEHTPVDPGPMAPHFHAGQGGEGGHQHTHAPANPRRSA from the coding sequence ATGACACCGCCACAGAGAGACTCTTCAGTGCGTGAGAACACCACCGCCCCCACCCGCGCCATGCGTCTGGGCGTAGCCGGTCCCGTCGGCACCGGCAAGAGCTCGCTGATCGCGACTCTCTGCCAGGCTCTCTCCGGCGAACTGCGCCTGGGGGTCATCACCAACGACATCTACACAGATGAGGACGCGCGTTTCCTCAAGAGCGCCGGGGTGCTGGACCCCGAACGGATCCGCCCGGTGGAGACGGGTGCGTGCCCGCACACCGCGATCCGCGACGACGTGACCGCCAACCTGCTGGCGGCCGAGGACCTGGAGGCCGACTTCGGCCCGCTGGACCTGGTCATCATCGAGTCCGGCGGCGACAACCTCACCGCGACCTTCTCCCCGGCCCTGGTGGACGCCCAGCTGTTCGTCCTGGACGTCGCCGGGGGCGGTGACGTCGTACGCAAGGGCGGCCCCGGCATCGCCCGCGCCGACCTGCTCGTGATCAACAAGACCGATCTGGGCCAGTACGTGGGCGTGGACGTGGAGCGCATGGCCCGCGAGGGCCGGGAAGCCCGCCGAGGCTCCCCGGTGGTCGCGCTGTCCCGGCACGACGCGGCGTCCATCGGGATGCTGACCGGCTGGGTCCGCGACACCCTCGCCCACTACCGCACCGGCGAGCACACCCCTGTCGACCCCGGCCCCATGGCCCCGCACTTCCACGCCGGCCAGGGCGGCGAGGGCGGTCACCAGCACACCCACGCACCAGCGAACCCCAGGCGGAGCGCGTGA
- the dhaK gene encoding dihydroxyacetone kinase subunit DhaK: MKMLINVPETVVADALRGMAAAHPELAVDVENRVIVRKDAPVAGKVALVSGGGSGHEPLHGGFVGPGMLSAACPGEVFTSPVPDQMVRAAAAVDSGAGVLFIVKNYTGDVLNFDMAAELAEDEGVQVAKVLVNDDVAVTDSLYTAGRRGTGATLFVEKIAGAAAEEGMPLERVEAVARQVNENSRSFGVALSACTTPAKGSPTFDLPAGELELGIGIHGEPGRERRPMMTSGEIAEVAVEAILEDLTPRNPVLVLVNGMGATPLLELYGFNAEVQRVLGERGVPVARVLVGNYVTSLDMAGASVTLCQIDEELLRLWDAPVRTPGLRWGM; encoded by the coding sequence ATGAAGATGCTGATCAACGTCCCGGAGACCGTGGTCGCGGACGCGTTGCGCGGGATGGCGGCGGCCCATCCCGAGCTGGCGGTGGACGTGGAGAACCGGGTGATCGTGCGCAAGGACGCCCCGGTGGCCGGGAAGGTGGCCCTGGTGTCCGGCGGGGGGTCCGGGCACGAGCCGCTGCACGGCGGGTTCGTGGGGCCGGGGATGCTGTCGGCGGCCTGTCCCGGCGAGGTGTTCACCTCCCCCGTGCCCGACCAGATGGTGCGGGCCGCGGCGGCCGTGGACAGCGGGGCCGGGGTGCTGTTCATCGTGAAGAACTACACCGGTGACGTGCTCAACTTCGACATGGCCGCGGAACTGGCCGAGGACGAGGGCGTCCAGGTCGCGAAGGTGCTGGTCAACGACGACGTGGCGGTGACCGACAGCCTGTACACGGCCGGGCGGCGCGGCACCGGCGCGACCCTGTTCGTCGAGAAGATCGCGGGCGCGGCGGCGGAGGAGGGCATGCCGCTGGAGCGGGTGGAGGCCGTCGCCCGGCAGGTGAACGAGAACTCCCGCAGCTTCGGCGTCGCGTTGAGCGCCTGCACCACGCCGGCCAAGGGCAGCCCCACCTTCGACCTGCCGGCCGGCGAGCTGGAGCTGGGCATCGGCATCCACGGCGAGCCGGGCCGGGAGCGGCGGCCGATGATGACGTCCGGGGAGATCGCCGAGGTCGCCGTCGAGGCGATCCTGGAGGACCTCACCCCGCGCAACCCGGTCCTGGTCCTGGTCAACGGCATGGGCGCCACCCCGCTGCTGGAGCTGTACGGCTTCAACGCCGAGGTGCAGCGCGTGCTCGGCGAGCGGGGGGTGCCCGTGGCCCGCGTCCTCGTCGGCAACTACGTCACCTCCCTGGACATGGCCGGCGCCTCGGTCACCCTGTGCCAGATCGACGAGGAGCTGCTGCGGCTGTGGGACGCGCCGGTGCGTACGCCGGGGCTGCGCTGGGGCATGTGA
- a CDS encoding urease accessory protein UreF — protein MSTSSLLLALLGDARLPSGGHTQSAGLEPALRAGTTAAQVPAYLRARLRTVIRVEAGTAVVARAVAAGGGDLAEVEAAWAARTPSRALRANGRRLGRGYLRVLHTLWPGPYDARARTWSRPVVLGLLAHRAAMAPADVARLVGYDDVQTVTAALLKLDPQDPLVVAAWVKDLLPDIDEMAAQVAHLHTPEQIPAHGAPLIERWAETHDTATERLFSA, from the coding sequence GTGAGCACCTCCTCGCTCCTGCTCGCCCTCCTGGGCGACGCCCGGCTCCCGTCCGGGGGACACACACAGTCCGCCGGTCTGGAGCCGGCCCTGCGGGCCGGCACGACGGCCGCCCAGGTCCCCGCCTACCTGCGGGCCCGCCTCCGTACGGTCATCCGTGTCGAGGCGGGGACCGCCGTCGTTGCCCGTGCCGTGGCAGCGGGCGGCGGCGACCTGGCCGAGGTCGAGGCCGCCTGGGCCGCCCGGACCCCCAGCCGGGCACTCAGGGCCAACGGGCGGCGCCTGGGGCGCGGGTATCTGCGCGTCCTGCACACGCTGTGGCCCGGTCCCTACGACGCCCGCGCCCGCACATGGTCGCGCCCTGTCGTGCTGGGCCTGCTCGCCCACCGCGCCGCGATGGCCCCCGCCGACGTGGCCCGCCTGGTCGGGTACGACGACGTCCAGACCGTGACGGCGGCCCTGCTCAAACTCGATCCGCAGGACCCGCTGGTCGTCGCCGCGTGGGTGAAGGACCTGCTGCCCGACATCGACGAGATGGCCGCTCAGGTCGCCCACCTGCACACCCCCGAACAGATCCCGGCCCACGGCGCCCCTCTCATCGAGCGCTGGGCCGAGACCCATGACACCGCCACAGAGAGACTCTTCAGTGCGTGA
- a CDS encoding glycoside hydrolase family 75 protein: MSRVPSLTLAVAGVALLAPSTLSAPAPQPRTETAARRAGSVSAAELLAEVRTCAPVSAGHYRKDHGSRATVPVCGTRDAVFWKADMDIDCDGRPGPRCNARTDPYFSAATAFAQSDGRPLSSEELPYVVVPAPSAVWNYWSHGVRGGSVVAMVHRDRVRYAVVGDVGPADIIGEASYAAAEALGIDPDPRGGGTSSDVTYIVFRNSRVTPIEDHDAAVTTGERLARAFVDTDD, translated from the coding sequence GTGTCCCGAGTCCCGTCACTCACCCTGGCCGTGGCCGGTGTCGCCCTGCTGGCCCCCTCGACACTCTCCGCCCCCGCGCCCCAGCCCCGTACCGAAACGGCGGCGCGGCGTGCAGGCTCCGTCTCCGCCGCCGAGCTGCTGGCCGAGGTGCGCACCTGCGCGCCCGTCTCCGCCGGTCACTACCGCAAGGACCACGGCTCCCGGGCCACCGTCCCGGTGTGCGGCACCCGCGACGCCGTGTTCTGGAAGGCCGACATGGACATCGACTGCGACGGCCGCCCCGGTCCCCGCTGCAACGCCCGCACCGACCCCTACTTCTCCGCCGCCACGGCCTTCGCCCAGTCCGACGGACGCCCGCTGAGCTCCGAGGAACTCCCCTACGTGGTGGTGCCCGCGCCCAGCGCCGTATGGAACTACTGGTCCCACGGGGTGCGGGGCGGGTCGGTCGTGGCGATGGTGCACCGCGACCGGGTGCGGTACGCGGTCGTCGGCGACGTCGGCCCCGCCGACATCATCGGCGAGGCCTCCTACGCCGCGGCCGAGGCCCTCGGCATCGACCCCGACCCGCGGGGCGGCGGCACCTCCTCGGACGTCACCTACATCGTGTTCAGGAACAGCCGGGTGACCCCCATCGAGGACCACGACGCCGCGGTGACCACGGGCGAGCGGCTGGCCCGCGCGTTCGTCGACACCGACGACTGA
- the dhaL gene encoding dihydroxyacetone kinase subunit DhaL, which translates to MLDADFFIRWMTVTAASVDREAERLTALDSPIGDADHGTNLQRGFRAVRDALEKEPPATPGAVLTQAGRLLISTVGGASGPLYGTLLRRTGKALGDAAEVDERQLAEALRAGVDAVMQLGGAAPGDKTMIDALVPAVDALGDSFAAARAAAEEGAVATTPLRARKGRASYLGERSVGHQDPGATSAALLIAGLVDASADGEAGSE; encoded by the coding sequence GTGCTCGACGCCGACTTCTTCATCCGTTGGATGACGGTCACCGCCGCGTCCGTGGACCGCGAGGCGGAACGGCTCACCGCCCTCGACTCTCCGATCGGTGACGCCGATCACGGCACCAACCTCCAGCGCGGGTTCCGTGCCGTGCGGGACGCCCTGGAGAAGGAGCCGCCCGCCACGCCCGGAGCGGTGCTGACGCAGGCCGGGCGGCTGCTCATCTCGACGGTGGGCGGTGCCTCCGGCCCGCTGTACGGGACGCTGCTGCGCCGCACCGGCAAGGCGCTCGGTGACGCCGCCGAGGTGGACGAGCGGCAGCTCGCCGAGGCGCTGCGCGCCGGGGTGGACGCGGTGATGCAGCTCGGCGGGGCCGCGCCGGGCGACAAGACGATGATCGACGCGTTGGTGCCGGCGGTGGACGCGCTCGGTGACTCCTTCGCCGCGGCGCGCGCCGCGGCCGAGGAGGGCGCCGTGGCGACGACGCCGTTGCGGGCCCGCAAGGGCAGGGCCAGCTATCTGGGCGAACGCAGTGTCGGGCACCAGGATCCTGGGGCGACGTCGGCGGCGCTGCTGATCGCCGGGCTCGTCGATGCCTCGGCGGACGGGGAGGCCGGCAGTGAGTGA
- a CDS encoding fibronectin type III domain-containing protein, which produces MRGVPPAVFPRRLLALCGVLLLIVSCRWGGSDDAGGERPPGVPTGVTAEAGSATSVHVMWNAVTAADTRVSHYEVYRGSTKVKEVPGSEHMVDVTRLRPSTAYVFTVRARDTDGRLGPPSREVRATTPGAAAADATAPTRPAELRGRAAGSRAAQLSWSASTDDRGVVSYDVYQGGRKIHSVGGSGRAAVVTGLRPGTRYAFTVRARDAADNLSPPAATVRLTTAGGADGRATAPTGFRATSQWSDGAHHIALSWVPPRVDGVITEYEVRLDGRVATSLVYGGDAPRDRAAYRFYVGREDGVTHRVRIRAMLPDGTWGGFSAERTVTTGTRR; this is translated from the coding sequence GTGCGTGGCGTTCCCCCAGCCGTGTTTCCGCGGCGCCTCCTCGCGCTCTGCGGGGTCCTCCTGCTGATCGTCTCCTGCCGCTGGGGCGGCTCGGACGACGCGGGCGGTGAGCGGCCGCCCGGAGTGCCGACCGGTGTCACGGCCGAGGCCGGCAGTGCCACCAGCGTGCATGTCATGTGGAACGCGGTCACCGCCGCCGACACGCGGGTGAGCCACTACGAGGTGTACCGGGGCAGCACAAAGGTCAAGGAGGTCCCCGGCTCCGAGCACATGGTGGATGTCACCAGGCTCCGGCCCTCGACCGCCTACGTCTTCACCGTGCGGGCCCGGGACACGGACGGGCGGCTGGGGCCGCCCAGCCGGGAGGTCCGGGCCACGACACCCGGGGCGGCCGCGGCCGACGCCACCGCTCCCACCCGTCCGGCGGAACTGCGCGGGCGGGCCGCGGGGAGCAGGGCGGCCCAGTTGTCGTGGTCCGCCTCGACGGACGACCGGGGCGTGGTGTCGTACGACGTGTACCAGGGTGGCAGGAAGATCCACAGTGTCGGCGGCAGCGGGCGGGCCGCCGTGGTCACGGGGCTGCGGCCGGGCACCCGTTACGCCTTCACCGTCCGGGCCCGCGACGCGGCCGACAACCTCTCCCCGCCCGCCGCCACCGTCCGTCTCACCACGGCGGGCGGCGCGGACGGCCGGGCCACCGCCCCCACCGGTTTCCGCGCCACGAGCCAGTGGTCCGACGGCGCCCATCACATCGCCCTCAGCTGGGTGCCGCCGCGCGTGGACGGGGTGATCACCGAGTACGAGGTGCGCCTGGACGGCCGTGTCGCCACGTCACTCGTCTACGGCGGTGACGCACCGCGCGACCGGGCCGCGTACCGCTTCTACGTGGGCCGGGAGGACGGGGTCACCCACCGGGTGCGGATCCGGGCGATGCTGCCGGACGGGACCTGGGGCGGCTTCTCCGCGGAGCGCACGGTGACGACGGGCACCCGGCGCTGA